A genomic window from Candidatus Methylacidiphilum fumarolicum includes:
- a CDS encoding FtsB family cell division protein, with the protein MIKFKSLNFWIYFIQSTKLLIFLGLFALLLSIFIPIIRKIDQLEKKKELLAKEYAEAELKNKELSCKLHLLKHDPSFIERIARDRLNMGKPGEIIFRFYPYGYVPLNKKSVNKRENKEPVEKKP; encoded by the coding sequence GTGATTAAATTCAAATCTCTGAATTTTTGGATCTATTTTATCCAATCGACGAAGCTCCTTATTTTTTTGGGCTTGTTTGCGCTCCTCTTAAGTATCTTTATACCGATTATTCGCAAAATTGACCAGTTAGAAAAGAAAAAAGAGCTTCTTGCCAAAGAATACGCGGAGGCTGAATTAAAAAATAAAGAATTAAGTTGCAAGCTACATCTTCTGAAGCATGATCCAAGTTTTATTGAACGGATCGCTCGTGACCGTTTGAACATGGGAAAACCAGGTGAAATTATATTCCGATTTTATCCTTATGGCTATGTTCCGTTGAATAAAAAAAGTGTTAACAAACGGGAAAATAAAGAACCAGTAGAAAAGAAACCCTAA
- the hemW gene encoding radical SAM family heme chaperone HemW, translated as MRIEHLYFHFPFCAIICPYCGFYVTIGKRKDIALLTEALIREVEILKDYYSLDPKTVYIGGGTPSLAKSEEIKQLLSILRKENLQELTIEANPRTITEQKAAEWKEVGVNRVSVGAQSMNEQDLLILGRRHKPKDVVDSVYLLRKAGIENINLDFIFGIPGQDLQSLKQSLQMALDLAPKHISLYCLTYEENTPFFKALQEGKFRRDEQKEIEMMYEASDLLTKHGFIHYEISNFALPGYKSLHNQAYWQGKDYLGIGPSACSTVGTKRWKNVADHSLYVKAVKEGQLAIAEMESLDGESKNKEKIFLGLRTNQGVALSYFGQKEREVIQWLVFEGLGRIVGERFVLTRRGLLVADSIALYFMN; from the coding sequence ATGCGCATTGAACATCTTTATTTCCATTTCCCTTTCTGTGCCATTATTTGTCCTTATTGTGGATTTTACGTAACAATAGGGAAAAGAAAAGACATAGCACTTTTGACAGAAGCTCTAATTAGGGAGGTAGAAATTTTAAAAGACTATTATTCTTTGGATCCAAAAACGGTATATATAGGAGGGGGCACCCCCTCTTTAGCCAAATCAGAAGAAATCAAACAGCTTCTCTCTATTCTTCGTAAGGAAAACCTTCAAGAGCTAACGATTGAAGCCAATCCAAGGACGATTACAGAGCAAAAAGCAGCCGAATGGAAAGAAGTTGGTGTTAACCGAGTGAGCGTAGGAGCCCAATCAATGAACGAACAAGACCTGTTGATTCTTGGTAGAAGACATAAGCCTAAGGATGTGGTCGACTCGGTTTATCTTCTTAGAAAAGCGGGGATTGAAAATATCAATTTGGATTTTATCTTTGGCATTCCAGGGCAGGATCTACAATCTTTAAAACAATCTTTACAAATGGCTCTGGATTTAGCTCCCAAGCATATTTCCCTTTATTGTTTAACCTACGAGGAAAACACGCCATTTTTCAAAGCCTTACAAGAAGGGAAATTTCGTCGTGATGAACAAAAAGAGATTGAAATGATGTATGAAGCTTCTGATTTATTAACCAAGCATGGTTTTATCCATTATGAGATTTCCAACTTTGCTCTCCCTGGATATAAATCCCTTCACAATCAAGCTTACTGGCAAGGCAAAGATTATTTAGGTATTGGTCCTAGCGCCTGTTCAACAGTAGGAACCAAAAGATGGAAAAATGTTGCTGATCACTCCCTTTATGTCAAAGCGGTAAAGGAAGGGCAGCTTGCCATAGCCGAGATGGAGTCATTGGATGGAGAATCTAAGAACAAGGAAAAAATCTTTTTGGGCCTTCGAACCAATCAAGGAGTGGCTTTAAGCTATTTTGGCCAAAAAGAAAGGGAAGTCATTCAGTGGCTTGTCTTTGAAGGGCTAGGAAGGATAGTAGGAGAACGGTTTGTGCTGACGCGGCGTGGTTTGCTTGTCGCTGACAGTATTGCTTTATATTTTATGAACTAG
- a CDS encoding glycosyltransferase family 2 protein, translating into MMANSKIEESIDWSVIIVTFQSQKVIKNCLEALFCQRGVRIEIFVVDNNSTDGTKAILEALSTKIFFIENPSNEGFAKAANKPLSQAKGRFVLFLNPDVVIKNPYFLGKLAALFDESKTVGAIGPSLYYPDGKIQSTTSLQYPNQKWTLGSIPKYPGNIAALLGACLAIRKEILDQIGGFDEDYFLYGEDQDICLRIRKLGFSLAYSPQIQAYHVGGHSSENLSYKLLWDRKLQAEYIFYKKHYPQKAINLIAFSQLIKSNWQLFLLFFFGSSLLPKSRLHEKICKYKAIRSQAFAHLFHRFNQQRQP; encoded by the coding sequence ATGATGGCAAACAGCAAGATCGAAGAGTCGATCGACTGGTCAGTTATTATTGTTACTTTTCAGAGTCAAAAAGTTATAAAAAATTGTCTTGAGGCTTTATTCTGCCAAAGAGGCGTGCGTATTGAAATCTTTGTCGTTGACAATAATTCAACAGACGGCACAAAAGCAATCCTTGAAGCGTTGTCCACTAAGATTTTTTTTATCGAGAATCCCAGTAATGAGGGTTTTGCTAAAGCCGCCAACAAACCTCTCTCCCAAGCGAAAGGCCGATTTGTTTTATTTCTTAATCCTGATGTTGTGATTAAAAATCCTTATTTCTTAGGAAAACTAGCTGCTTTATTCGATGAATCAAAAACGGTTGGAGCCATTGGCCCCTCGTTATATTATCCTGATGGGAAGATTCAGTCGACTACCAGTTTGCAATATCCCAATCAAAAATGGACACTTGGATCTATCCCAAAATATCCTGGGAATATTGCTGCATTGCTTGGAGCCTGCCTAGCCATCCGTAAGGAGATACTCGATCAAATTGGCGGTTTTGACGAAGACTATTTCCTTTATGGAGAGGATCAAGATATTTGTTTGCGCATCCGTAAGCTTGGGTTTAGTCTTGCCTACAGCCCCCAAATTCAAGCGTATCATGTTGGAGGGCATAGCAGCGAGAACCTTTCTTACAAACTTCTATGGGACAGAAAACTACAAGCCGAATATATTTTCTACAAAAAGCACTATCCTCAAAAAGCCATCAATCTAATCGCCTTTTCTCAGCTGATTAAAAGCAATTGGCAACTCTTTCTCCTCTTCTTTTTTGGAAGCTCTCTCTTGCCAAAAAGCCGACTTCATGAAAAAATCTGCAAATACAAGGCAATTCGTTCTCAGGCTTTTGCCCATCTTTTCCATCGATTCAACCAACAAAGACAACCATGA
- a CDS encoding archease gives MNINKQPTTSYRWETFSHMADIGIRGFGNSPEEALIAVSLALISVITDPQKVSPTSSVSIICQDDSYDLLLYDWLNCLIFKMATENMLFSAFEVELHLPFLRGTAWGETVDREKHNPAVEVKGATFTELFFGQNGNQWIAQCIVDV, from the coding sequence ATGAACATCAATAAACAACCTACCACTTCGTACCGGTGGGAAACTTTTTCCCACATGGCAGACATCGGCATTAGGGGCTTTGGCAATAGTCCAGAAGAAGCTCTGATCGCCGTATCTCTGGCACTGATTTCCGTCATAACCGATCCCCAAAAAGTCAGTCCCACAAGCTCTGTCAGTATAATCTGTCAGGACGATAGTTATGACTTACTCCTCTACGATTGGTTAAATTGTCTGATATTTAAAATGGCTACAGAAAATATGCTTTTTTCAGCATTCGAAGTGGAATTACACTTACCATTTTTACGAGGAACCGCTTGGGGAGAAACCGTAGATAGAGAAAAACACAATCCGGCAGTGGAAGTCAAAGGAGCAACTTTTACAGAGCTTTTTTTTGGGCAGAATGGTAATCAATGGATAGCGCAATGTATAGTAGACGTATAA
- a CDS encoding RtcB family protein: protein MEMSLLEKISESCWQIPAHGTMRVPVIIYGSEKIIQQMDQKVAEQASNVASLPGIVKASFVMPDAHWGYGFPIGGVAAFDPDQDGVISAGGVGFDISCGVRTLLTGLQEKDIEPIKNKLADLLFKEIPAGVGSHGKIHLDKNEMDKMLVGGAKWAIEQGYGKEEDLQRIEEGGCMPGADPQAVSNLAKERQAKEMGTLGSGNHYAEVQVVGKIFDEAIAKLLSIHEGDIVVSIHCGSRGLGHQIGTDYLKEMVVCAQKLKIELPERELACAPIQSDLGKRYLGAMRAGINCALANRQILTHLIRKVFSYFFPNIFMPLLYDVSHNTCKVEEHSINGGSKKLFVHRKGATRAFGPGHHEIPEDLKEAGQPVLIGGSMGTHSYILVGTTQSERLAFSSAVHGAGRAMSRSKALKEWKGKEIIKSLEAKGILIRAVSERGVAEEAPLAYKDVSDVVEAAHKAELAKLIARLDPLICIKG from the coding sequence ATGGAAATGTCCTTGCTTGAAAAAATTTCAGAGAGCTGTTGGCAGATTCCTGCTCATGGGACAATGAGGGTTCCAGTGATTATTTATGGATCTGAAAAAATAATCCAACAAATGGATCAAAAAGTTGCCGAACAGGCTTCCAACGTTGCCTCTTTACCTGGAATTGTTAAAGCATCTTTTGTAATGCCTGATGCTCATTGGGGATATGGATTTCCGATAGGAGGCGTTGCAGCTTTCGATCCCGATCAAGATGGAGTGATATCGGCAGGAGGCGTTGGATTTGATATCTCCTGTGGAGTCAGAACCCTTTTAACAGGATTGCAAGAAAAAGACATCGAGCCAATCAAAAATAAACTTGCCGATCTTCTATTCAAAGAAATTCCAGCAGGAGTGGGGAGTCATGGAAAGATTCACTTGGATAAGAACGAAATGGATAAGATGCTTGTCGGTGGTGCAAAATGGGCTATAGAACAAGGCTATGGAAAAGAGGAGGATCTTCAGAGAATTGAAGAAGGGGGATGTATGCCTGGAGCTGATCCTCAAGCCGTTTCCAATCTTGCAAAAGAACGGCAAGCAAAAGAAATGGGCACGTTGGGATCAGGGAACCATTATGCGGAGGTACAAGTTGTTGGCAAAATTTTTGATGAGGCAATAGCCAAACTACTTTCCATCCATGAAGGAGATATCGTAGTGAGTATTCATTGTGGATCAAGAGGCTTAGGACATCAAATTGGGACGGATTATTTAAAGGAGATGGTAGTTTGTGCGCAAAAACTCAAGATTGAATTACCCGAAAGAGAACTCGCCTGTGCTCCGATCCAATCGGATCTTGGGAAGAGGTATCTTGGAGCGATGCGAGCAGGAATTAATTGTGCGTTGGCTAACAGGCAGATCCTCACGCATTTGATTAGAAAAGTATTTTCCTATTTCTTTCCAAATATTTTCATGCCTCTGCTCTATGATGTCTCTCACAATACCTGCAAAGTCGAGGAGCATTCGATTAATGGAGGCTCAAAAAAACTTTTTGTGCATCGAAAAGGAGCCACTCGTGCTTTTGGTCCAGGACACCACGAAATTCCTGAAGATCTGAAAGAGGCTGGTCAACCAGTCCTTATAGGTGGCAGCATGGGTACCCATTCCTATATCTTGGTTGGTACAACTCAAAGCGAACGGCTTGCTTTTTCTTCTGCAGTACATGGAGCTGGGAGAGCCATGAGCAGATCTAAGGCTTTGAAAGAGTGGAAAGGCAAAGAGATCATTAAAAGCCTTGAAGCAAAAGGCATTCTGATTCGAGCTGTTTCAGAGCGCGGTGTTGCTGAAGAAGCCCCCTTAGCCTATAAGGATGTCAGTGATGTCGTAGAAGCGGCACATAAAGCAGAGCTTGCAAAACTGATCGCCAGACTCGATCCCTTAATTTGTATCAAAGGCTGA